In a genomic window of Diorhabda carinulata isolate Delta chromosome 8, icDioCari1.1, whole genome shotgun sequence:
- the LOC130897250 gene encoding contactin-1, with the protein MYKTIGFVVYLYILCAIKGEKIREIAVNIGKNITIPCPLHQTRDVMWVREGREEQQHARMSILENGSLLITEVDQSDAGLYSCSRENVVNSDVKAKVKLAVRTPPPRLSNVVVRPSTILALLLWEVDGTGGYPIINFTAQYRLGYTNNSWMPISPNHIPQNSRQIEVYKLEPNTTYQFRIWATNQLGRGAITEVYGTTLCEYTELELARHFFDSADKFDTTVWAIAVGIVMGTLVLLGLGTCFLLYQECKVPGVVEEHEIIELVPNIILNPGFDPNSNADQLPDENSNSETPMLLNNNTVVHNC; encoded by the exons ATGTATAAAACGATAGGATTTGTTGtgtatttatacattttatgcGCTATCAAAG gCGAGAAAATCAGAGAAATAGCTGTAAATATTGGAAAGAATATAACCATACCATGCCCCCTTCATCAAACAAGAGATGTAATGTGGGTGAGAGAAGGCAGAGAGGAGCAGCAACATGCAAGAAtgtcaattttggaaaatggtTCATTGCTGATAACAGAAGTTGATCAAAGTGATGCAGGATTGTATTCTTGTAGTCGAGAAAATGTTGTTAATTCAGACGTTAAGGCAAAAGTGAAGTTGGCAGTAAGAA CTCCACCGCCTCGTTTGTCTAACGTAGTTGTAAGGCCTAGTACAATCCTTGCACTTTTATTATGGGAAGTGGATGGTACAGGTGGATAcccaattataaatttcacaGCTCAGTATCGACTAGGTTATACTAATAACAGTTGGATGCCTATTTCACCAAATCACATCCCCCAGAATTCA AGACAAATTGAAGTTTACAAACTTGAACCTAATACAACATACCAATTTAGAATATGGGCTACAAATCAGTTAGGACGAGGAGCTATTACTGAAGTGTATGGTACGACGTTGTGTGAATATACAGAATTAG AACTAGCCCGACATTTTTTTGACAGTGCTGATAAATTCGATACGACAGTTTGGGCAATTGCTGTTGGAATAGTCATGGGTACTCTCGTACTATTGGGCTTAGGTACATGTTTTTTACTCTATCAAGAATGCAAAGTACCAGGAG TTGTGGAGGAACATGAAATAATAGAACTAGTACCTAATATTATTCTAAACCCAGGATTTGATCCAAACTCCAATGCAGATCAACTCCCAGACGAGAATTCCAACAGTGAAACTCCTATGTTATTAAATAATAACACTGTGGTACataattgttaa